The following are from one region of the Sorghum bicolor cultivar BTx623 chromosome 2, Sorghum_bicolor_NCBIv3, whole genome shotgun sequence genome:
- the LOC110432330 gene encoding (+)-neomenthol dehydrogenase-like — protein MRHIGVGASASSPCTVRVRPCGLAPPLSPSCVQLQQLVTFPATPLERHARTAVRTTRASPPHRRLDPVSREHETKLERLAVVTGGNRGIGLEVCRQLAAQGIMVILTARDEKRGKDAVEFLRHECNLSNIIYRPLDVLDDDSVASLAQHIESRYGKLDILVNNAGVGGVVVDQDGMRALNIDPHTWLSGAAANLLEGVVLQTYDGAVKCLNTNYYGIRRVTEGLLPLLKQSSSGARIVNTTSLRSELKRMPNKKLREELRDAGSWDEQRIEAMLDEFLEALRRGRLEEEGWPTMLPAYSVSKMAVNLYTRILARRLPEMRVNCVHPGFVRTEINWNTGVITTEEGARGAVKLALLPHDGPTGCYFHQTELGIAW, from the exons ATGCGCCACATCGGGGTCGGGGCGTCCGCGAGCTCGCCATGTACGGTCCGCGTCCGTCCCTGCGGCCTGGCTCCGCCATTATCCCCCTCCTGCGTCCAGCTCCAGCAACTGGTCACCTTCCCTGCCACACCATTGGAACGGCACGCGCGAACGGCCGTGCGGACGACAAGGGCATCGCCTCCGCATCGCAG GCTTGATCCAGTGAGCCGTGAGCATGAAACAAAACTGGAAAG GCTTGCAGTAGTCACTGGTGGAAACAGGGGAATCGGCCTGGAGGTATGCCGGCAGCTTGCTGCACAGGGCATAATGGTCATTCTCACAGCAAGGGATGAGAAAAGAGGAAAAGACGCAGTCGAATTCCTCAGGCACGAATGCAACCTCTCCAACATTATCTACCGTCCACTGGATGTCCTAGATGATGATAGTGTTGCCTCATTAGCCCAGCATATTGAGAGCAGATATGGGAAGCTTGACATTTTG GTGAACAATGCAGGAGTGGGAGGAGTTGTCGTAGACCAGGATGGCATGAGAGCTCTCAATATTGATCCTCACACATGG TTATCAGGTGCAGCCGCCAATCTGCTGGAAGGTGTGGTCCTGCAAACCTATGATGGAGCTGTAAAATGTCTCAACACAAACTACTACGGAATCAGACGGGTGACCGAAGGTCTCCTTCCCCTGCTGAAACAATCTTCGTCAGGAGCAAGGATCGTGAACACCACCTCACTTCGGTCAGAGCTAAAG AGGATGCCGAACAAGAAGCTACGGGAGGAGCTGCGCGACGCTGGCTCCTGGGACGAGCAGCGAATCGAAGCTATGCTGGACGAGTTCCTGGAGGCCCTGAGGCGTGGGCGGCTGGAGGAGGAGGGGTGGCCAACGATGCTGCCGGCGTACAGCGTGTCCAAGATGGCGGTGAACCTGTACACCCGGATCCTGGCGAGGCGGCTGCCGGAGATGCGCGTCAACTGCGTGCACCCAGGCTTTGTCAGGACAGAGATCAACTGGAACACAGGCGTCATCACGACAGAGGAAGGCGCCAGGGGAGCCGTCAAGCTCGCGCTGCTCCCCCACGATGGCCCCACCGGGTGTTACTTCCATCAAACGGAGCTTGGGATCGCTTGGTGA